In the genome of Candidatus Pristimantibacillus lignocellulolyticus, the window AAACAACGATACATATTAAACTTGCACGAACCGAAAAAGCCCACCGTCTTAAACAGTGGGCATCAATAAGCGAACATTTATCTATACATTATAAGGCTCCTAGATTGATAGGAGAGATTACAGAAGAACTAATAGAAGGCTACACTTATGGATTAGTGTTTCGATTTATAGAGGGGAAATCATTAAGTTCTGTTTCTAATTCAAAACCAATCACTGAGAATATATTGCATTTACTACATCAATTACATAGAGATAAAGAGATCGAACAAATGATTCGGAACGATGATCAATATGAAGTGCAAAACAAATTACAAGAAGATATGCAAGACGACTTACATGACTACTCTTATGCAGATGCATTCAAAGAGGAATATATCAATCGATTCCTAGAAGATCTAAACATCATTAGATCCAAGCAACATTTGCTTAATTTCGTGACATCAGATTCAATAAATTGGTTTGAGAATGAAGTAGTAGCATTAGAACAACTAGTACGTTCAACAGCTTCATTTCAGCAAAAAGCTTTAGATGTCGTTCATAACGATATGAATGGGGAGAATGTATTAGTAGACAATGATCATGATTGCTGGATTATCGATTGGGATGACTTAACGGTAAGAGGCGATGCGGCAATGGATTATTCCGTTCTATTATGGCCGAAATATAATGAACAAGAGTGGTCATATTGGAGTGAATTAGTTTTAACGTTGGCAGGTAAAGAACTATTCGAGAGGTTACAATTCTACTTCCGTGCAAAACTATTGGATGATGTCATTGATGTACTTGCTGACTACATTGAAGCAGAGGAAATACCTGAGCTGAAAGAAATAACTCAGAAGCGGGCTAAAGAGATTCATCTTCGTGCCTATTCAGAGTATAAGAAGCTATACTTGTAGCAACATCTTAAGCAAGTGAGATTTACTTTACATTAAATGTAAAAGCTAATTGTATCGCTTCGTCTTGGGGTTGATCATCATAAGTAACTGTTGCTGTAGCCACCCAAAGTCCAGACATAACAGGAATTCCTTCGCCGTGGTAGATACCTTGCTCATCGGGCGTCATCGTGAATTGAATCGTTCCACAATCCATTGTCAACATATTAAGATGAACCGTTACTTTCGTATTTGATGGTAGCGAATTACCGTTTAGTTGGTCTAAACTGTTAAGGGTTGCATCTGAATCTGAATTAAAACCAGAAGCTGAATCTGGCATTAGCTTTAATGTAAACGCACTATTAGTAAGAGCAACAGCGTCATTATGATTTATATTAAACTGTAACGTACCAATTGATGTTTCACTCGTTGTGGTTTGTTTCTGGAGTGATTGATCTAGTACATTCGTACCTTGTGCAACGATATAGCTATACCCTACACCAAATACTAGTACGAATATGAGCAGGATAAACAGTCTAGTTTTCCATTTGTTCACAAGATCCCTCCTAAAATAGTAGGTATGATTCTTTATCATTTTTAGAGATGAACAACGACGTCGAAAGCATTAATTTATTATTCATATGTTACATAGCTTTGGTTGAATCAATATTATAACTAATAAGTTATATGTAGCGGAGCTTGCTCTTTATGTATATAGGTGACATCTTATAGTAAAATCGTGTATAGTAAGACAGTAAAACAATTGAATAGCGTGTACTT includes:
- a CDS encoding aminoglycoside phosphotransferase family protein, with product MELNFNENQIKLWVAKNFQSLGLDGSKLGVRYIYNPGGFVNQSYRVTDGETTIHIKLARTEKAHRLKQWASISEHLSIHYKAPRLIGEITEELIEGYTYGLVFRFIEGKSLSSVSNSKPITENILHLLHQLHRDKEIEQMIRNDDQYEVQNKLQEDMQDDLHDYSYADAFKEEYINRFLEDLNIIRSKQHLLNFVTSDSINWFENEVVALEQLVRSTASFQQKALDVVHNDMNGENVLVDNDHDCWIIDWDDLTVRGDAAMDYSVLLWPKYNEQEWSYWSELVLTLAGKELFERLQFYFRAKLLDDVIDVLADYIEAEEIPELKEITQKRAKEIHLRAYSEYKKLYL